A window of the Thalassophryne amazonica chromosome 11, fThaAma1.1, whole genome shotgun sequence genome harbors these coding sequences:
- the irf2 gene encoding interferon regulatory factor 2 has translation MPIERMRMRPWLEEQINSSQIPGLKWVNREKKIFQIPWMHAARHGWDLEKDAPLFMRWAIHTGKYRPGVDNPDPKTWKANFRCAMNSLPDIEEVKDKSIKKGTNAFRVYKMLSSSERNNKKGKKKTDKEGRSKGNKGASSASSEWTGLVTTDWTKREGVKQEADELILTDSVSAIHSSVDHVINSEQLPFVCQTIEVTTENEEQTVSSSHSYPLQISPVSSCCGSDTDSDTDDAKEGASAVWRRNYPSSVLRVPTCSLPGMATFVNASKPNFRVTSTRDPAPIISYHSEVWVPGYSPDSQLLPSPIASHTHEMRASVIMKTSDVTSS, from the exons ATGCCGATTGAGAGAATGAGGATGCGGCCGTGGCTGGAGGAACAGATCAACTCGAGTCAGATTCCGGGACTCAAATGGGTCAACAGA GAAAAGAAAATCTTCCAGATCCCGTGGATGCATGCTGCACGTCATGGCTGGGACCTGGAGAAAGATGCACCGCTCTTCATGAGATGGGCCATACACACTg GGAAATACCGGCCAGGTGTAGATAATCCAGATCCAAAGACGTGGAAGGCTAATTTCCGCTGTGCCATGAACAGCCTGCCAGACATCGAGGAGGTCAAGGACAAAAGCATCAAAAAAGGAACCAATGCCTTCAGAGTCTATAAGATGCTTTCATCTTCAGAGAGAAATAACAAAAAAG GAAAAAAGAAGACTGACAAGGAAGGAAGAAGCAAAGGAAATAAAGGG GCCAGCTCTGCATCTTCCGAGTGGACAGGTTTGGTAACCACTGACTGGACCAAAAGGGAAGGCGTCAAGCAGGAAGCAGATGAGCTTATTTTGACAGACAGTGTCTCAG CCATTCACAGTTCAGTAGATCATGTGATCAACAGCGAGCAACTGCCATTCGTGTGTCAGACAATCGAGGTGACCACTGAGAATGAAGAGCAGACTGTGAGCTCCTCCCACTCGTACCCGCTCCAAATCTCTCCAGTGTCCTCATGTTGTG GCAGTGACACAGACAGCGACACAGATGACGCCAAAGAG GGTGCCAGTGCAGTGTGGAGGCGGAATTACCCATCATCAGTTCTCAGGGTTCCAACATGTTCTCTTCCTGGCATGGCCACGTTTGTCAATGCAAGCAAGCCCAACTTCAGGGTGACCAGCACGCGAGACCCCGCCCCCATCATCAGCTACCACAGTGAGGTCTGGGTGCCAGGCTACAGCCCCGACTCCCAGCTCCTACCATCTCCAATTGCGAGCCACACCCACGAGATGCGAGCCAGTGTCATTATGAAAACTTCGGACGTCACATCTTCCTGA